Proteins from one uncultured Anaeromusa sp. genomic window:
- the thiF gene encoding sulfur carrier protein ThiS adenylyltransferase ThiF: MKVEVNGKEREISCRTAFAVRDQLGNDTDVLIVNGFQTDEDYQIQEGDTIALIKKGVLPPQEELESLMRSRHTPQVHDKLKAGKVAIAGLGGLGSNIAVMLARIGVGKLLLVDFDVVEPSNLNRQSYYVSHLGLLKTEALKEQLAQINPFIQVETRAVRVEEENVVPLFQEYDVICEAFDKPAAKAVLVNTALGKLPQVKVVAASGMAGFGSANTIKTKQVMERLYVCGDLESGACRGRGLMAPRVQVCAGHQANMVLRLLVGELEVGGM, encoded by the coding sequence ATGAAAGTTGAAGTTAACGGTAAAGAGAGAGAGATTTCCTGCCGCACGGCGTTTGCAGTGAGAGACCAGCTGGGAAACGATACAGACGTGCTCATTGTCAACGGCTTTCAGACGGATGAGGATTACCAGATCCAAGAAGGCGATACCATAGCGCTCATTAAAAAAGGCGTGCTACCGCCGCAAGAAGAGCTGGAAAGCTTAATGCGCTCCCGCCACACGCCGCAAGTGCACGACAAGCTCAAGGCAGGCAAGGTAGCTATTGCTGGTTTGGGAGGTTTAGGCTCTAATATTGCGGTCATGCTGGCGCGTATTGGCGTCGGCAAGCTGCTTTTGGTGGATTTTGACGTTGTAGAACCTAGTAACCTAAACCGCCAAAGCTACTATGTGAGCCATCTGGGCCTGCTCAAGACCGAGGCGCTGAAAGAGCAACTGGCGCAGATTAACCCGTTTATTCAGGTAGAAACTCGCGCGGTCCGCGTGGAAGAAGAGAACGTGGTGCCGCTATTTCAGGAGTATGACGTGATTTGCGAGGCTTTTGACAAACCGGCGGCTAAGGCCGTATTGGTGAACACCGCCTTAGGAAAACTGCCCCAGGTCAAGGTGGTGGCGGCTTCCGGCATGGCTGGTTTTGGCAGCGCGAATACGATCAAGACGAAGCAAGTTATGGAACGTTTGTATGTCTGCGGCGATTTGGAAAGCGGCGCTTGCCGGGGACGCGGCTTGATGGCGCCGCGCGTACAGGTTTGCGCCGGACACCAGGCGAATATGGTGCTGCGCCTGCTTGTGGGCGAATTAGAAGTAGGAGGAATGTAG
- the thiS gene encoding sulfur carrier protein ThiS, whose protein sequence is MRVNGEEVCLEKPLTLAAYLAAKQFDCRMVAVERNGEIVPKADYEKVALQEEDILELVRFVGGG, encoded by the coding sequence ATGCGTGTGAATGGCGAGGAAGTTTGCCTGGAAAAACCGTTGACCTTGGCAGCGTATTTGGCAGCGAAGCAGTTTGACTGCCGCATGGTTGCGGTGGAGCGCAACGGAGAGATTGTACCCAAGGCTGACTATGAGAAAGTGGCGCTCCAAGAAGAGGACATTTTGGAACTTGTACGCTTTGTAGGAGGCGGCTGA
- a CDS encoding thiazole synthase has translation MTDVLKIGGREFKSRLILGSGKFSLPLIQAVIEHGQVDMVTLALRRANVGGQENILEYIPKGITLLPNTSGARNAEEAVRIARLARELGCGDFVKLEVIRDSKYLLPDNQETIKATEILAKEGFQVMPYMYPDLNAARALADAGAASVMPLGAPIGSNKGLCTREFIRILIEEIDLPIIVDAGIGRPSQACEAMEMGAAAVMCNTAIATAGDVAQMARAFKQAVEAGREGYLAGLGRVLDGAEASSPLTGFLEA, from the coding sequence ATGACAGATGTATTGAAAATTGGCGGCCGAGAGTTTAAGTCTCGCTTGATTTTGGGTTCGGGAAAATTTTCTCTGCCCCTGATCCAGGCGGTTATCGAGCATGGCCAAGTGGATATGGTGACGCTGGCGCTGCGGAGAGCGAATGTGGGCGGTCAGGAAAATATATTAGAATACATACCGAAGGGCATTACGCTGCTGCCTAATACCTCCGGCGCCCGCAACGCCGAGGAAGCGGTGCGTATCGCCAGACTGGCTCGGGAGCTTGGGTGCGGCGATTTTGTTAAGCTGGAAGTCATAAGGGACTCAAAGTACTTGCTGCCGGATAATCAGGAAACCATTAAGGCAACGGAAATCTTGGCTAAAGAAGGGTTTCAGGTTATGCCGTACATGTATCCGGACCTAAATGCAGCCAGAGCCTTGGCTGATGCCGGAGCGGCGTCGGTCATGCCCTTGGGCGCGCCCATTGGCAGCAATAAAGGGCTGTGTACGCGGGAGTTTATTCGGATTTTGATTGAAGAGATTGATTTGCCGATCATTGTTGACGCTGGCATTGGTCGGCCTTCGCAGGCTTGCGAGGCGATGGAGATGGGTGCGGCTGCGGTGATGTGCAATACCGCGATTGCCACGGCCGGCGATGTAGCGCAGATGGCGCGAGCCTTTAAGCAAGCAGTGGAAGCCGGACGGGAAGGCTATCTTGCCGGTTTAGGACGGGTGCTGGACGGGGCGGAAGCATCCAGCCCGTTGACCGGATTTTTGGAGGCGTAA